In Candidatus Sodalis pierantonius str. SOPE, one DNA window encodes the following:
- the cspE gene encoding transcription antiterminator/RNA stability regulator CspE — protein MAKIKGQVKWFNESKGFGFITPADGSKDVFVHFSAIQGNGFKTLAEGQNVEFEIQDGQKGPSAVNVTAL, from the coding sequence ATGGCAAAGATCAAAGGTCAAGTGAAGTGGTTCAACGAGTCTAAAGGTTTTGGTTTCATCACTCCGGCCGATGGCAGCAAAGACGTGTTCGTTCACTTCTCCGCTATTCAGGGTAACGGTTTCAAAACTCTGGCCGAAGGCCAGAACGTCGAATTCGAAATCCAGGATGGCCAGAAAGGCCCTTCAGCAGTTAATGTAACTGCCCTGTAA
- a CDS encoding EscN/YscN/HrcN family type III secretion system ATPase, whose product MTTCNPRLAAVLRQRLTPKGDPPDGYRLTGTLLQIGATLLRARLPGAMMGEVCRLLPTGGLAEVVGIEGDDVLLSPYGATDGLSYGQPVQPLRRRQRAPVSGGLLGRVIDGLGKALDDGPDPEGPWRELDALPPPPLSRQRIARPLLSGIRAIDSLLTCGEGQRIGIFAAAGGGKSTLLSMLSACPDCDVTVLALIGERGREVREFLEQTLDAEARRRCITIVATSDRPALERVRALSLATTVAEAFRDRGKRVLLLADSLTRYARAGREIALAAGESCVGSSYPPAVFAALPRLLERAGMGTVGSITAFYTVLVEGDDINEPLADEVRSLLDGHIVLSQRLAEGGHFPAIDVLRSLSRIMPSIVSEAHLSLAAALRQLLSVYREVELLVRVGEYQRGDDPLTDQAVDAYPAICAFLQQRETASCDLDALQQQLMRLTGKRC is encoded by the coding sequence TTGACGACCTGTAACCCGCGCCTGGCGGCGGTGCTCAGGCAACGCTTGACCCCGAAGGGCGATCCCCCCGACGGCTATCGCTTAACCGGTACGCTACTGCAAATTGGCGCCACGCTGCTGCGCGCCCGCCTGCCGGGGGCGATGATGGGGGAAGTTTGCCGGCTGTTGCCCACGGGCGGGCTGGCGGAGGTGGTGGGTATCGAAGGGGATGATGTGCTGCTATCGCCTTACGGGGCGACGGACGGCCTGAGCTACGGTCAACCGGTGCAGCCGCTGCGCCGTCGCCAGCGCGCGCCGGTGAGCGGCGGCTTGCTCGGCCGGGTGATCGACGGCTTGGGCAAGGCGCTGGACGACGGGCCCGATCCCGAGGGACCCTGGCGGGAGTTGGATGCCTTACCGCCGCCGCCGCTGTCGCGCCAGCGGATCGCCCGGCCGCTGCTGAGCGGTATCCGCGCCATCGATAGTCTGTTGACCTGCGGCGAGGGGCAACGCATCGGCATTTTCGCCGCCGCGGGTGGCGGCAAGAGCACGCTGTTATCGATGCTGAGCGCGTGCCCTGACTGCGACGTCACGGTCCTGGCGCTCATTGGCGAGCGCGGCCGGGAAGTGCGCGAGTTTCTTGAACAAACGCTGGACGCCGAAGCCAGGCGGCGCTGCATCACTATCGTCGCGACCTCGGACCGGCCTGCGCTGGAGCGCGTACGCGCGCTCTCGCTGGCCACGACCGTTGCCGAGGCGTTTCGCGACAGGGGAAAGCGGGTGTTGCTGCTGGCTGATTCTCTGACGCGCTATGCGCGTGCCGGTCGAGAAATTGCGCTGGCCGCCGGCGAATCCTGCGTGGGCAGCAGTTATCCGCCGGCGGTGTTTGCGGCGCTACCGCGGTTGCTGGAGCGTGCCGGCATGGGGACGGTTGGCAGCATCACCGCCTTCTATACCGTACTGGTGGAAGGGGACGACATCAATGAGCCACTGGCCGACGAAGTCCGCTCCCTGCTGGATGGGCATATTGTGTTATCCCAGCGCCTGGCGGAAGGCGGCCACTTCCCGGCGATCGATGTCTTGAGAAGCTTAAGCCGCATCATGCCGTCGATCGTCAGCGAGGCGCATCTATCGCTGGCGGCGGCGCTGCGTCAATTGCTGTCGGTTTACCGCGAGGTGGAGTTACTGGTGCGGGTCGGCGAGTACCAGCGCGGCGATGATCCGCTGACGGATCAGGCAGTAGACGCCTATCCTGCCATCTGCGCTTTTTTACAACAACGGGAGACGGCGTCATGCGACCTCGATGCTCTGCAGCAGCAGCTTATGCGGCTGACCGGAAAAAGGTGTTGA
- a CDS encoding EscU/YscU/HrcU family type III secretion system export apparatus switch protein: MSEKTEKPTEKRRRDGRKEGQVIKSNEITSGAQLAVILLFWHLFAEAVLERVSALIILSINLINRPFIFALNQLMHVVLSSVELMFALFGGMLALATVGSVLLQVGVVLANKAVGIKGRRINPVSNLKQIFSMHSLIELCKSMGKVVALTLIFAGLFYFYAPTFQALPFCNSRCALPLFSTFIRWMWFGLIGFYIVLGILDYAFQAHNTLKQQRMSKEEVKQEYKDAEGDPNMKRRRYEMQHEIQSGSLAHNVKRSAVVIRNPTHIAICLGYHPQEMPVPRVLDKGMAGRAGQIVDLAQRAAVPVVENIPLARALFQHVGCGDRIPEAMFEPVAALLRMVLEIDYECDEKTVKS; encoded by the coding sequence ATGAGTGAAAAAACCGAGAAGCCGACCGAAAAGCGACGACGCGACGGCCGTAAAGAAGGGCAGGTGATAAAAAGCAATGAAATTACCTCGGGCGCTCAACTGGCGGTAATACTCCTTTTCTGGCATCTGTTTGCCGAGGCGGTGCTGGAACGCGTCTCGGCGCTGATTATTCTGTCCATAAACCTGATTAATCGACCTTTTATTTTTGCTTTGAACCAGCTAATGCATGTTGTACTGTCGTCGGTCGAATTGATGTTCGCGCTGTTCGGCGGTATGTTAGCGCTGGCCACCGTTGGCAGCGTGCTGCTGCAGGTTGGGGTCGTCCTGGCCAACAAAGCCGTGGGCATCAAGGGGCGGCGTATAAATCCGGTCAGCAATTTAAAACAAATTTTTTCAATGCATAGCCTCATAGAATTGTGCAAATCAATGGGCAAAGTGGTGGCATTGACGCTGATTTTCGCCGGCTTGTTCTATTTTTATGCACCAACGTTTCAGGCGTTGCCGTTTTGCAATAGCCGCTGCGCATTGCCGCTGTTTTCCACCTTCATCCGCTGGATGTGGTTTGGCTTAATCGGCTTTTATATTGTTCTTGGCATTCTCGATTATGCATTCCAGGCCCATAACACGCTGAAACAGCAAAGAATGAGCAAAGAAGAGGTGAAACAGGAATATAAAGACGCGGAAGGCGATCCCAACATGAAACGTCGCCGCTACGAGATGCAGCATGAAATTCAAAGCGGAAGTTTGGCGCATAATGTTAAACGTTCGGCGGTGGTGATACGTAATCCGACCCATATTGCGATATGCCTGGGATATCATCCCCAAGAGATGCCGGTGCCGCGCGTGCTGGATAAAGGCATGGCGGGACGTGCGGGCCAAATTGTTGACCTAGCGCAACGCGCCGCCGTGCCGGTTGTGGAGAATATCCCCCTCGCGCGGGCGCTTTTCCAGCATGTCGGCTGCGGCGACAGAATACCGGAAGCGATGTTTGAACCGGTTGCGGCACTCTTGCGCATGGTGTTGGAAATTGACTATGAATGCGATGAGAAAACGGTAAAATCATGA
- a CDS encoding YebO family protein, producing MNELGVNILNIVIAVASVAVFVIVLVVWFFLNRASVKANEQTALLTELLEQQKQQTELLAKLTRGDPPNPASTPVPGEPIMFKDFIAER from the coding sequence ATGAATGAGTTGGGAGTTAACATCCTGAATATCGTAATCGCCGTGGCGTCCGTCGCGGTATTCGTCATCGTACTGGTGGTCTGGTTTTTCCTGAACCGCGCCAGTGTCAAAGCGAACGAGCAGACAGCTCTGCTAACCGAACTTCTCGAGCAACAAAAGCAGCAGACCGAGCTGTTGGCAAAACTCACCCGGGGAGACCCGCCCAACCCGGCTTCAACCCCCGTTCCCGGCGAACCTATCATGTTTAAGGATTTTATCGCCGAACGTTAA
- a CDS encoding YscQ/HrcQ family type III secretion apparatus protein: MLSLAPEEQPLAERLMPGGGTLGATALRLQPWPARAEGVIITLDADGALCDLWLPTAVWQGWCETVLGTADWTVIAEPLMASIVAWGLSPLLAAAELTLSPWTPPRPCSVLGRHLAATFSWCVEQQAFQGVLMALPACVWRRLAAAATPATRIADASFPLRAALSIGGSDLTLKELRQLGPGAGIRLHTAGCLRAGKYALILPGGAVLRITWKGEETMEIDALMQDIAVQLEQDAAQDAPSDGADPAAGDNGVAQPLPPAATLHLDTLPQRVRVDVGQVTLTVGALRQLSAGDVVPVTGRFSPYATLRLQDKILGQGELIRCEGALLVRITRWYLTDAKADQANTG, translated from the coding sequence GTGCTGAGCCTGGCGCCTGAGGAGCAGCCGCTGGCCGAGAGGCTGATGCCCGGCGGCGGTACTTTAGGCGCTACGGCGTTGCGGCTGCAGCCGTGGCCGGCGCGCGCGGAGGGGGTCATCATCACCCTTGACGCCGACGGCGCACTCTGTGACCTGTGGCTACCGACGGCGGTATGGCAGGGCTGGTGTGAAACCGTGCTGGGCACGGCCGATTGGACGGTGATCGCGGAACCGCTGATGGCGTCGATTGTCGCCTGGGGCCTCTCGCCGTTGCTGGCGGCGGCGGAACTGACGCTGTCGCCGTGGACGCCGCCCCGACCGTGCAGCGTCCTGGGTCGGCACCTGGCCGCCACCTTTTCTTGGTGCGTCGAGCAGCAGGCCTTTCAAGGGGTGTTAATGGCGTTGCCGGCGTGCGTATGGCGCAGGCTGGCCGCCGCAGCGACTCCCGCGACGCGGATTGCCGACGCATCGTTCCCGCTCAGGGCGGCGCTGAGTATCGGTGGGAGTGATCTGACGCTAAAAGAGCTGCGCCAGCTTGGGCCGGGCGCGGGAATACGACTACACACCGCGGGCTGCCTGCGGGCGGGGAAATATGCGTTAATCCTGCCCGGTGGCGCGGTATTACGCATTACCTGGAAAGGGGAAGAGACCATGGAAATAGACGCGCTAATGCAGGATATCGCGGTGCAGCTGGAGCAGGACGCAGCCCAGGATGCCCCGTCGGATGGTGCGGATCCGGCGGCTGGAGATAACGGCGTAGCTCAGCCACTACCGCCCGCCGCCACGCTTCACCTTGATACGCTACCGCAGCGGGTGCGGGTAGACGTGGGACAGGTGACGCTGACGGTGGGTGCGCTGCGCCAGCTTTCTGCCGGAGATGTCGTACCGGTGACAGGCCGGTTTTCGCCTTACGCCACCCTGCGTCTACAGGATAAGATCCTGGGCCAGGGGGAACTCATTCGCTGCGAAGGCGCTCTGCTGGTGCGTATCACCCGCTGGTATCTTACTGATGCCAAAGCGGATCAGGCCAATACCGGATAG
- a CDS encoding DUF2627 domain-containing protein, translating into MSGIFSKEVLRVDDFVAYRFSADPYLSASSSNDSSLSLYRQMAN; encoded by the coding sequence ATGAGTGGCATTTTCAGTAAAGAAGTATTGCGTGTAGACGATTTCGTTGCATACCGCTTCTCTGCCGATCCTTATCTTAGTGCCTCAAGCAGTAACGACTCCAGTTTGTCTCTGTATCGCCAAATGGCGAATTAA
- a CDS encoding LysR substrate-binding domain-containing protein, protein METQIIPGVSFNLLNQVEVGNIDLAVVIKPDFVLTKDLYSEPLLREPFVLVTPLGMKGEDPLALLRVAPFIRYDRTSFGGRMVSQFLRRERLTPKIALEIDEIDAIVRMVEHNLGVAWRGVALGKSLTFYRELIVVMRYSWRQSPPHQLITGFLRAAATEAQTG, encoded by the coding sequence CTGGAAACCCAAATCATTCCCGGCGTCTCGTTCAATCTGCTCAATCAGGTCGAGGTGGGTAATATCGATTTGGCCGTGGTGATTAAACCGGATTTCGTGTTAACCAAAGACCTTTACAGCGAACCGCTGCTGCGCGAGCCGTTTGTGCTGGTCACACCATTGGGTATGAAAGGAGAGGATCCGCTGGCGCTGCTGCGCGTCGCGCCGTTTATCCGTTATGATCGCACGTCGTTTGGCGGCAGGATGGTCAGTCAATTTTTGCGACGCGAGCGCTTGACGCCAAAAATAGCGCTGGAAATTGATGAGATTGACGCGATTGTGCGCATGGTGGAGCATAATCTTGGCGTGGCGTGGCGTGGCGTGGCGCTGGGGAAGTCGTTGACTTTCTACCGTGAATTGATCGTAGTAATGCGTTACAGCTGGCGTCAATCGCCGCCGCATCAGCTGATAACCGGTTTCCTGCGCGCCGCGGCGACAGAGGCCCAGACCGGCTAA
- a CDS encoding biotin-dependent carboxyltransferase family protein, with amino-acid sequence MANGLEVLTPGVYTTVQDEGRFGFEDYGVPPSSAMDEMSFSIANALVGNPASTGALEFTLTGATLRLTGTAPCRFAVTGDMQLTLDDKPLTTHCRHTLLPGSTLRMMRACSGALGYLAVAGGFAIAPVMGSVSTLARAALGGLAGRPLQKGDWLPLAATPDIVPRQVSQPAQRLMPQRERRPVRVVAGPQQGHFGQAGGGGRVFSPASTASAVKVIGWATA; translated from the coding sequence ATGGCGAATGGTTTAGAAGTACTGACCCCCGGCGTCTATACCACCGTACAAGACGAGGGACGGTTTGGTTTTGAAGATTACGGCGTGCCGCCCTCGAGCGCCATGGATGAGATGAGTTTCAGCATCGCCAATGCCCTGGTGGGCAATCCGGCCTCGACGGGCGCGCTGGAATTCACCCTGACCGGCGCAACGCTGCGCCTGACCGGTACCGCCCCCTGCCGTTTCGCCGTGACCGGCGATATGCAATTGACGCTTGATGATAAGCCGCTTACGACCCACTGCCGTCACACCCTGCTGCCGGGCAGTACGCTGCGCATGATGCGCGCTTGCAGCGGCGCCCTCGGCTATCTGGCGGTGGCGGGCGGTTTCGCCATCGCGCCGGTGATGGGCAGCGTATCCACGCTGGCGCGTGCCGCGCTCGGCGGTTTAGCTGGCCGTCCGTTGCAAAAGGGAGACTGGCTGCCGCTGGCGGCAACACCCGACATCGTGCCGCGTCAGGTCAGTCAGCCGGCGCAGCGGCTCATGCCCCAGCGCGAACGCCGGCCAGTGCGGGTGGTCGCGGGGCCGCAGCAGGGGCATTTTGGTCAGGCCGGGGGGGGGGGACGTGTTTTCTCGCCGGCGAGTACCGCGTCAGCGGTGAAAGTGATCGGATGGGCTACCGCTTGA
- a CDS encoding VOC family protein produces MALSPFHLAIPVDNLPAARRFYRDIFGLAEGRSSDQWVDFDFYGHQLVIHEQTKTPAQHALGTNPVDGHDVPVPHFGIVLSWEEWKALTARLRDFATKFVIEPYVRFKGQIGEQATMFLLDPCGNALEFKAFKDRSQLFAK; encoded by the coding sequence ATGGCCCTGAGCCCGTTTCATTTAGCCATTCCGGTTGACAATCTGCCCGCCGCGCGCCGCTTTTACCGGGATATATTCGGCTTGGCGGAAGGCCGCTCCAGCGATCAGTGGGTGGACTTCGATTTTTACGGCCATCAGTTGGTGATTCATGAACAGACCAAAACGCCGGCACAGCATGCGCTGGGCACCAATCCGGTGGATGGCCATGACGTTCCCGTGCCGCATTTTGGCATTGTATTATCTTGGGAAGAGTGGAAAGCGCTGACGGCGCGGCTGCGCGATTTCGCTACGAAATTCGTTATCGAACCTTATGTTCGGTTTAAAGGTCAGATAGGTGAACAAGCGACCATGTTTCTGCTCGACCCCTGCGGCAATGCGCTGGAATTCAAAGCTTTTAAAGACAGAAGCCAGCTGTTTGCCAAATAA
- a CDS encoding 5-oxoprolinase subunit PxpA, translated as MMPACRIRPTGRQKSMLIDLNSDMGESFGPWAIGDDARMLEIVSSANIACGFHAGDPEVMHSTLSLAHAQGVGAGAHPGFYDLQGFGRRQILGDSPAQIERQIVYQIGALQGLAKSIGIPLRHVKTHGALGNLAAADPAPAQAVARAIYSVDRDLIMVVMPGMETEKAALKRGLPVVREIYADRAYADNGNLLSRKLDGAVLHDPQQAATRILRMLEQQAITTVSGRALPSRIDSICVHGDTPGAVAMAAALRARLEGQGFTIAPMQAAGG; from the coding sequence ATGATGCCAGCGTGCCGCATACGGCCAACCGGGAGACAAAAAAGCATGTTAATCGATTTAAATAGCGATATGGGCGAGAGCTTTGGACCGTGGGCAATAGGGGATGATGCGCGCATGCTGGAGATCGTTAGCTCGGCGAATATCGCCTGCGGCTTCCACGCTGGGGATCCGGAGGTGATGCATAGCACGCTCAGCCTGGCCCACGCCCAGGGCGTCGGTGCGGGCGCCCATCCCGGTTTTTATGATTTACAAGGGTTTGGCCGTCGACAAATCCTTGGGGATAGCCCGGCGCAGATAGAGCGGCAGATCGTTTATCAAATCGGCGCCCTGCAGGGGTTGGCCAAAAGCATAGGCATACCTTTGCGGCATGTTAAAACCCATGGCGCGCTGGGCAATCTGGCGGCGGCAGATCCCGCGCCGGCGCAGGCGGTGGCCCGGGCGATATACAGCGTGGATCGCGACTTGATCATGGTGGTCATGCCCGGCATGGAGACCGAGAAAGCGGCGCTTAAGCGAGGATTGCCGGTGGTGCGCGAGATTTATGCCGATCGTGCCTATGCGGATAACGGCAATCTGCTGTCGCGCAAGCTTGACGGCGCGGTGTTGCACGATCCGCAGCAGGCGGCGACGCGTATTTTGCGCATGCTGGAGCAGCAGGCCATCACAACGGTGAGCGGTCGGGCATTGCCGTCGCGCATCGACAGCATCTGCGTGCATGGCGATACACCGGGCGCGGTGGCGATGGCCGCGGCATTGCGCGCGCGGCTTGAGGGACAAGGTTTTACCATCGCGCCGATGCAGGCGGCGGGGGGCTAA
- a CDS encoding 2-hydroxyacid dehydrogenase: MRELQDALLGVIGFGAIGRATATLARGLGMQVQVLTRRPVADIAAMGLRQADSLSALLANSDIVSLHLPSLPETRHIIDARALAQMKSSAYLINTSRGALVDEAVWPRRRQP, from the coding sequence TTGCGCGAGCTTCAGGACGCTCTGCTGGGGGTCATCGGGTTTGGCGCCATCGGCCGCGCGACGGCCACGCTGGCCCGCGGGCTGGGTATGCAGGTGCAGGTGCTGACTCGCCGCCCGGTGGCGGATATCGCCGCCATGGGTTTACGTCAGGCCGACAGCCTGTCCGCGTTGTTGGCTAACAGCGACATCGTTTCGCTGCACCTCCCGTCCTTGCCGGAAACGCGCCATATCATCGACGCGCGGGCGCTGGCACAGATGAAATCGTCGGCCTATCTCATTAATACCAGCCGCGGCGCGCTGGTGGATGAGGCGGTGTGGCCGCGCCGCCGGCAGCCCTGA
- the mgrB gene encoding PhoP/PhoQ regulator MgrB, which yields MKRGTTIKLVAILLLCLALWLSALNSFCDQGGDFFSGMCLVTKWMPW from the coding sequence TTGAAAAGAGGCACAACGATTAAACTGGTCGCGATTCTGCTGCTCTGTTTGGCTCTTTGGCTGTCGGCGCTGAATAGCTTTTGCGATCAGGGAGGTGATTTTTTCAGCGGCATGTGCCTGGTGACCAAATGGATGCCTTGGTAA
- the sctR gene encoding type III secretion system export apparatus subunit SctR: MSLPDSPWQLIILLVVLSLLPLAVVMGTSFLKLAVVLSILRNALGIQQVPPNMALYGLALIMSLFIMAPTALAVKAQWHPVAAPGDPPWASGYDGKALGPYRQFLRRNADEKEIRYFHNLIAKTWPEEARRQVRPDSLLILLPAFTVSQLSQAFRIGLLIYLPFLAIDLLVSNVLLAMGMMMVSPMTISLPFKLLIFLLAGGWDLILLQLVQSFS; this comes from the coding sequence ATGTCATTACCTGACTCGCCCTGGCAGTTGATCATCCTGCTGGTGGTCCTTTCCCTACTGCCGCTGGCGGTGGTGATGGGCACTTCATTTCTGAAACTGGCGGTGGTGTTATCAATTTTGCGCAATGCGCTGGGGATCCAACAGGTGCCACCCAACATGGCGCTGTACGGCCTGGCGCTTATCATGTCACTGTTCATCATGGCCCCGACGGCCTTAGCGGTCAAAGCCCAATGGCATCCGGTGGCCGCGCCCGGCGACCCGCCATGGGCGAGCGGCTACGACGGCAAAGCGCTGGGCCCCTATCGCCAGTTTTTACGCCGCAATGCCGATGAGAAAGAAATTCGCTATTTCCACAACCTGATAGCCAAAACCTGGCCGGAAGAGGCGCGCCGGCAGGTCAGGCCGGACTCGCTGCTCATCCTGCTGCCGGCGTTTACCGTCAGCCAGCTCAGTCAGGCTTTTCGCATCGGCCTGCTGATTTATCTGCCGTTCCTCGCCATCGACCTACTGGTGTCCAATGTACTATTGGCGATGGGAATGATGATGGTCTCGCCGATGACAATTTCACTGCCGTTCAAGCTCTTGATTTTCCTGCTGGCGGGCGGTTGGGACTTGATTCTCTTGCAGCTGGTGCAGAGCTTTTCATGA
- a CDS encoding MBL fold metallo-hydrolase, translating to MSKPNRWYDSTKSHHTPTGFTNPDISQRDPGALKRWREERKAQGLPRPPGEGYEAFVRQWWQKADFSGDEDAVWWLSHACLLLVGGQHILCDPALGKRASPLPFAGPLRKTPLAATIAELPNIDWVLYSHNHYDHLDRGTLRRLLKRFPALRVAAPLDMGAWLHRHGVKHVAECDWWDALTAPAFALHCTPARHWSMRSLWDRNRSLWCDWVVSTSRWRFFFSGDSGYTPRLAEIGQRLGPFDAAALPIGAYAPEWFMAGSHMSPTEAVRFYQELHQPRVIPIHWGVFELADESLDEPPRELLRAQREAGVNNADFAALKIGGKITL from the coding sequence ATGAGCAAGCCCAATCGCTGGTATGATTCCACCAAGTCCCACCATACACCCACCGGTTTTACCAATCCCGATATCTCCCAGCGCGATCCCGGGGCGCTGAAACGCTGGAGGGAGGAGCGCAAGGCGCAGGGGCTGCCGCGTCCGCCCGGCGAGGGTTATGAGGCCTTTGTCCGCCAGTGGTGGCAAAAAGCGGATTTTAGCGGCGATGAAGACGCCGTCTGGTGGCTGAGCCATGCCTGCCTGCTGCTGGTGGGCGGGCAACATATCCTGTGCGACCCGGCGCTGGGCAAGCGCGCCTCACCGCTGCCGTTTGCCGGTCCCCTGCGCAAAACGCCGTTGGCGGCAACCATCGCCGAATTGCCCAATATTGATTGGGTGTTGTACTCCCATAATCATTACGATCATCTTGACCGTGGCACGCTGCGGCGGCTGTTAAAACGCTTTCCCGCGCTACGGGTCGCGGCGCCATTGGATATGGGCGCTTGGTTGCACCGACACGGCGTCAAGCACGTGGCCGAATGCGACTGGTGGGATGCGCTCACGGCGCCGGCGTTCGCGCTGCACTGTACCCCGGCACGGCACTGGAGCATGCGCTCGCTCTGGGACCGCAACCGAAGCTTATGGTGCGACTGGGTGGTGTCCACGTCGCGCTGGCGTTTCTTCTTTTCCGGCGACAGCGGCTATACCCCGCGGTTGGCGGAAATTGGCCAACGCCTGGGGCCGTTTGACGCGGCGGCGTTGCCCATCGGCGCCTATGCACCAGAATGGTTCATGGCGGGAAGTCACATGAGCCCCACCGAGGCGGTGCGTTTTTATCAGGAACTTCACCAGCCCCGGGTGATCCCGATTCATTGGGGGGTGTTCGAGCTGGCGGATGAATCCCTGGACGAGCCGCCGCGCGAGTTACTGCGCGCCCAGCGCGAGGCGGGCGTCAATAATGCCGATTTCGCGGCGCTAAAAATCGGCGGTAAGATCACGCTATGA
- a CDS encoding DUF2766 family protein yields the protein MTQSLTENQELVSDLVACQLVIKQILDVIDIIAPAEVRDKMSAQLKNIDFGTHPAARDPITRRAIEKAIALIDMKFERASPH from the coding sequence ATGACACAATCCCTTACTGAAAATCAGGAACTGGTGTCCGATCTCGTCGCCTGTCAGCTGGTAATCAAACAGATTCTGGACGTTATCGATATCATCGCGCCGGCGGAGGTGCGCGACAAAATGTCCGCGCAGTTGAAAAACATTGACTTTGGCACCCATCCCGCCGCCCGTGACCCCATTACGCGGCGCGCGATTGAGAAAGCCATTGCCCTTATCGACATGAAGTTCGAGCGTGCCTCTCCCCACTAA
- a CDS encoding EscS/YscS/HrcS family type III secretion system export apparatus protein, producing the protein MNDAALTHLVTQLMWIVLITSLPVVLVASAVGILVSLFQALTQIQDQTLQFMIKLLAVAITLMASYPWLGGILLGYTRQVLLQIGVRGG; encoded by the coding sequence ATGAACGACGCCGCCCTGACCCATTTGGTGACCCAACTGATGTGGATTGTGCTAATCACCTCTTTACCGGTCGTGCTAGTGGCGTCCGCCGTCGGTATTCTGGTCAGCCTGTTTCAGGCGTTAACGCAAATTCAGGATCAGACTCTGCAATTCATGATAAAGCTGCTGGCGGTGGCGATAACCCTTATGGCCAGTTATCCCTGGCTCGGCGGGATCTTGCTGGGCTATACGCGCCAGGTCTTGCTGCAAATCGGCGTGCGCGGCGGATGA